One Mesorhizobium sp. B2-1-1 DNA window includes the following coding sequences:
- the ric gene encoding iron-sulfur cluster repair di-iron protein, translating to MNTQFPVPELWERTVGDIAATLPGATAVFRKFKIDFCCNGDLTLDGAAHRRGVDPDDLERALEALGTDTAGTAAPAAMDSDELINHIEACYHEAHRRALPELIALSRKVEAVHREHPKVPAGLSDALRQLQSELEQHMAKEEAILFPAMRQWGKGKFDIPISELRHEHDDQGTLLRLLESLTGDFVTPDGACRSWQALYVGTAQFAEDLMEHIHLENNILFPRFAATEGRV from the coding sequence ATGAACACCCAATTCCCAGTTCCAGAACTATGGGAACGCACGGTCGGCGACATAGCCGCAACGCTGCCTGGCGCCACCGCCGTTTTCCGCAAATTCAAGATCGACTTCTGCTGCAATGGCGATCTCACCCTCGATGGCGCCGCGCACCGGCGCGGAGTCGATCCCGACGACCTTGAGCGCGCGTTGGAGGCACTTGGTACCGACACTGCGGGTACAGCGGCGCCGGCTGCGATGGACAGCGATGAACTGATCAACCACATCGAAGCCTGCTACCACGAAGCGCACCGGCGCGCTCTGCCCGAGCTCATTGCACTGTCGCGTAAGGTTGAGGCGGTGCATCGCGAACATCCGAAGGTGCCGGCCGGCCTTTCGGATGCGTTACGGCAGTTGCAGAGCGAACTGGAGCAACACATGGCCAAGGAAGAGGCCATTCTGTTTCCAGCAATGCGGCAGTGGGGCAAAGGCAAGTTCGATATCCCGATTTCGGAACTGCGGCACGAGCACGACGACCAAGGCACCTTGCTTCGGCTCCTCGAAAGCCTCACCGGCGACTTCGTCACGCCCGACGGAGCCTGCCGCTCCTGGCAGGCGCTCTACGTCGGCACGGCTCAGTTTGCCGAAGACCTGATGGAACACATCCACTTGGAGAACAACATCCTGTTCCCGCGGTTCGCGGCAACGGAAGGCCGCGTCTAG